The bacterium genome has a segment encoding these proteins:
- a CDS encoding tetratricopeptide repeat protein, which translates to MALEKKTKRLLIWCAAALLAVTAALIFVFTRREDPEPHLLTANVLLDEGFPDEALIEYEAVLSLDPTNYEAAEGRLAALAGTYGLEAARNRLIADRDAHPDDPFYSFQLALYHAHHRDFYRAREQLEQAERLGLSRAWHAYGRGLIYSAAGQLADAAEEFTKAIDIDPGLGSGYVNLADTCIGLDNLEKARAILSEGTETSPRAAYRLRPRLAWLSLAEGNDILALEQLTKILQSAPKVPGCFYAAAAIALSLDLGEGYEPAIELPLPDQPAVPVEGFEGLPLGQRWAILACSEALEHDPLPARAHYHLARCLYEAGDSEAAERELELTATNGTHQVPYSTAPVELYRWLGGDALAAGDYVAARNSYRTVLGSRKDDPDALYNIGLAYEREGEPSLAAKGYEAATRVAPDDPRSFSGLARIHIAAGDFSRAIRYAEAAAERDPAGTSTQKMLVRAYIAGRCFEQADAVLQTLRHMVPKDPEVGIFTGRLAELRGDLQEAVDAYTVVLQLGIPTATALELYYSIARLYALEAEGADDRAERKRLENLSAQFAAEAANLKL; encoded by the coding sequence ATGGCGCTCGAAAAGAAGACCAAACGCCTGTTAATCTGGTGCGCCGCGGCCCTCCTGGCCGTCACGGCGGCGCTCATTTTCGTCTTCACCCGCCGCGAGGACCCGGAGCCCCACCTCCTCACGGCCAACGTGCTCCTGGACGAGGGCTTCCCCGACGAGGCGCTCATCGAGTACGAGGCCGTGCTGTCCCTGGACCCGACGAACTACGAGGCGGCGGAGGGGCGTCTGGCGGCCCTGGCCGGCACCTACGGCCTCGAGGCCGCGCGCAACCGCCTCATCGCCGACCGCGACGCACACCCCGACGACCCCTTCTACAGCTTCCAGCTCGCCCTGTACCACGCCCACCACCGCGACTTCTACCGGGCGCGGGAGCAGCTCGAGCAGGCGGAGCGGCTGGGGCTGTCCCGGGCCTGGCACGCCTACGGGCGGGGGCTGATCTATTCCGCCGCGGGACAGCTCGCAGACGCAGCCGAGGAGTTCACCAAGGCCATAGACATAGACCCCGGCCTGGGCTCCGGTTACGTAAACCTCGCCGACACCTGCATCGGCCTGGACAACCTGGAGAAGGCCCGGGCGATACTCTCCGAGGGGACGGAGACCTCGCCCAGGGCCGCCTACCGCCTGCGTCCACGGCTGGCCTGGCTCTCCCTGGCCGAGGGCAACGACATCCTGGCCCTGGAGCAGTTGACGAAGATTCTGCAGAGCGCCCCGAAGGTTCCGGGCTGCTTCTACGCCGCGGCGGCCATCGCCCTGTCCCTGGACCTCGGGGAGGGTTACGAGCCCGCCATCGAGCTGCCGCTGCCCGACCAGCCCGCCGTGCCGGTGGAGGGCTTCGAGGGGCTGCCGCTGGGCCAGCGGTGGGCGATTCTGGCCTGCTCGGAGGCGCTCGAGCACGACCCGCTGCCGGCGCGGGCGCACTACCACCTCGCACGGTGCCTCTACGAAGCGGGGGACTCCGAAGCCGCCGAGCGCGAGCTGGAGCTCACCGCCACCAACGGCACCCACCAGGTGCCCTACTCCACGGCGCCGGTGGAGCTCTACCGCTGGCTGGGCGGCGACGCCCTGGCCGCCGGCGATTACGTCGCCGCCCGGAACTCATACCGGACCGTCCTGGGTTCCCGGAAGGACGACCCCGACGCCCTGTACAACATCGGGCTGGCCTACGAGCGCGAGGGCGAGCCGTCCCTGGCCGCGAAGGGCTACGAGGCCGCGACCCGGGTCGCGCCCGACGACCCCCGGAGCTTCAGCGGCCTGGCCCGGATCCACATCGCCGCCGGAGACTTCTCCCGCGCCATACGGTACGCCGAGGCCGCCGCCGAACGCGACCCCGCCGGGACATCCACACAGAAGATGCTCGTCCGCGCCTACATCGCCGGGCGCTGCTTCGAGCAGGCCGACGCCGTCCTCCAGACACTCCGCCACATGGTTCCCAAGGACCCCGAGGTGGGCATCTTCACCGGCCGGCTGGCCGAGCTGCGGGGCGACCTCCAGGAGGCGGTGGACGCCTATACCGTGGTGCTCCAGTTGGGCATCCCGACCGCGACGGCGCTCGAGCTTTACTACTCCATCGCCCGGCTGTACGCCCTCGAGGCCGAGGGCGCCGACGACCGCGCCGAGAGGAAGAGGCTCGAGAACCTCTCCGCCCAGTTCGCCGCCGAGGCGGCCAACCTGAAGCTGTAA
- a CDS encoding DNRLRE domain-containing protein: MRRPLYLFLFALLAAGCDPQSDNPLGGGLNDRPDQEILTLILEPGPGWADTGYFGYGNTDGALTDAVGRVDDTLVRSLVNFKVEDLPDEVTSESLYRARVEYYYAESPGVANWRPFSQGSLTVDVYAVTSEWEDDEATWLKRTEDEDWDDPGADYTGPFGSFVLDEPPSGYGEIRSFDVTNLVAWWLDNPDEENGLLLKAQDEDTARVIKEFYSDDIDNSSNRPHLVVVWESSVGQKMEASLEAWQDVIIADDLSQPDSLVYGSAAELPLSSAFGTGGRLVFDFDLSLLPAEATVNLAELELFSDFPGRDGAVGIAAHPLEDDFSEGDDQGDLRRMTLSDTKVTGRLDPAPPGYVKIDVTPIVQDWITGEEDQHGLVIKLATEQGYEDPIRLWTQEAVEGRSPRLVVKYTLPPDFWYDREPEEGATSY, translated from the coding sequence GTGAGACGACCGCTGTACTTGTTTCTATTCGCGCTCCTGGCGGCCGGCTGCGACCCCCAGTCCGACAACCCACTGGGGGGCGGGCTCAACGACCGCCCGGACCAGGAAATCCTCACCCTCATCCTCGAGCCCGGCCCGGGATGGGCGGACACCGGCTACTTCGGCTACGGCAACACCGACGGAGCGCTCACCGACGCCGTGGGCCGGGTGGACGATACCCTGGTCCGCAGCCTGGTGAACTTCAAGGTGGAGGACCTGCCCGACGAGGTGACGTCGGAGAGTCTCTACCGCGCGCGGGTGGAGTACTACTACGCCGAGTCCCCCGGCGTCGCCAACTGGCGCCCCTTCTCCCAGGGCAGCCTGACGGTGGACGTGTACGCGGTCACGAGCGAGTGGGAGGACGACGAGGCCACCTGGCTGAAGCGCACCGAGGACGAGGACTGGGACGACCCCGGCGCGGACTACACCGGCCCCTTCGGCTCTTTCGTCCTCGACGAGCCCCCCTCGGGCTACGGCGAGATACGCAGTTTCGACGTGACCAACCTGGTCGCCTGGTGGCTGGACAACCCCGACGAGGAGAACGGTCTGTTATTGAAGGCCCAGGACGAGGACACCGCCCGGGTCATCAAGGAGTTCTACTCCGACGATATAGACAACTCGAGCAACCGCCCCCACCTGGTGGTCGTGTGGGAATCCTCCGTGGGGCAGAAGATGGAGGCCAGTCTGGAGGCCTGGCAGGACGTGATCATCGCGGACGACCTCTCGCAGCCCGACTCGCTGGTGTACGGCTCCGCGGCCGAGCTGCCGCTCTCGTCCGCCTTCGGTACCGGAGGGCGGCTGGTCTTCGACTTCGACCTCTCGCTCCTGCCCGCCGAGGCTACGGTCAATCTGGCCGAGCTGGAGCTCTTCTCGGATTTCCCCGGCCGCGACGGCGCGGTCGGCATCGCCGCCCACCCCCTCGAGGACGACTTCTCCGAGGGGGACGACCAGGGCGACCTGCGGCGGATGACGCTCTCCGACACCAAGGTGACCGGCCGGCTCGACCCCGCCCCGCCCGGCTACGTCAAGATAGACGTCACCCCCATCGTCCAGGACTGGATAACGGGGGAGGAGGACCAGCACGGTCTGGTGATCAAGCTGGCCACGGAGCAGGGCTACGAGGACCCCATCCGCCTGTGGACCCAGGAGGCCGTCGAGGGCCGCAGTCCCCGCCTGGTCGTCAAGTACACCCTCCCCCCGGATTTCTGGTACGACCGTGAGCCGGAGGAAGGGGCGACCTCATATTGA